TTGGTCAGCTGTACTCCGGTCTGGTTTTCTTCTACAATCGAATAAGAAGCCAAACTACCATTGGTGATAAGGTTTTCATCATTAGAATTAACGAATTCAAAAACGATAGGTTGGGGAGCGTTATAACAGTCTTCACCACAGGCAGTGAAAAGTAAAGCGATTACAAGGAATAAAAATATCTTTTTCATGGAATATAGATTGGTGGGAAATGTAAAATTAGCTATTAATGAATTGTAATCAAAATTAGAATAGCCTTAGTGTTATATATCCCGCAAAAATATTCATAAAATTTATATAATTTTAAACTAAACGTGATTTGAATTCAAAACAAAATCTCCTACATTTGTTATATGATACACGACCAACGCGCAGAAAAATTCAGGCAGATCGTGGAAAATAAGTTCCAGATCTACAATTCATTATTTATGAGCCTGCCTTATGATAAAATGACGAATATCGGGATGTTGCTTCCGTTTCTTTGTGAAGAAAGCAAAATCGGCTATGAAGCCGGAAAAACGCCTGAAGAAATTGTTGAAGAATTTTTTAAAAATCATACAGATTTGCAGACCGAAGAGCAGAAGCTCGAGCTGCTTTTTAAAATTATACAATATATTGAAAGACAGGTTGTTTTATTTGATAGTATTGAGGACGCTGCATTTCCGAATCTACACTCCGAGAGTGATAACGGAACGGTGACCAATATGTATGAACGTTCATTACAGGACCATAAGCTTGAAAAAATACGGGAAAAATTAAAGGATTTTGCAGTGAAAGTTGTGTTTACAGCCCATCCGACACAGTTTTACCCGAATTCGGTGCAGCGAATCCTTCATGATCTGAGAAACGCAATAACGACTGATTCCATTACAAATATCGATATGCTGTTGCAGCAATTGGGAAAGACTCCGTTTGTGAACAAAGAAAAGCCAACTCCGATTGATGAAGCTTTGAGTATTATTTATTACTTGAGATATGTATATTACGATACTATTGGTGAACTTTTTACTAAAATAAAATCAATATTCAGTAATGATCATTTTCATTTGCATGAAGATGTAATTCAACTTGGTTTTTGGCCGGGAGGTGATAGAGATGGAAATCCTTTTGTGACAGCGGATGTGACAAAAAGAGTGGCAGAAGAACTTCATTCTGCTATTTTAAAGGCTTACTATAATAATCTGAAAACAGTTCGAAGAAGGCTAAGTTTTAGAGGAGTTTCAGATGTTTTAACCAAACTGAGCAATGAACTTTATTCAGCAATTTTCAGAAATGAAAAAATTACGTCCGATGATATTATCAAAAGACTGGATGAAGCTGAAAAGATCTTAGTAGAACAACACAATTCGCTATTCCTTGACTTACTGGTAAATTTCAGAGATCGTGTAAGAATTTTCGGGACTCATTTTGCAACCTTGGATGTTCGTCAGGACAGCAGGATTCATCAGAAAGTTATCGATGAAGTTTTTGCTAAAGTTTACGGCGATTTGGAAGCGAGCAATGAGGATAAGTTTAATCAATTGATTCGAATCCCGGAAAAAGTAAATCCTGATGATTTTGAAGATATTATTAAAGATACTTTATTAACAGTTTCTCAGATTTCAGAAATTCAGCAACTGAATGGATTGAGAGGAATGAACCGTTATATTATCTCCAATTCCGACGCGGTAAAAGATGTGATGAATGTGTATGCATTTTTCAAAATCTGCGGCTATAAAGATGAAGATATCAATATGGATATTGTTCCGCTTTTCGAAACCATGGAAGGTCTTGCCAATGCTGAAAATGTAATGAAGGAATTATATCAGAACCCGGTTTACAAAAAGCATCTGGAAAAAAGAGGAAATCAGCAGACCATCATGCTTGGTTTTTCAGACGGAACGAAAGACGGAGGATATCTGAAGGCAAACTGGGAAATCTATAAAGCCAAAGAAGTGTTGACAAAACTTTCTGAAGAAAATGGAATTAAAGTGATATTCTTCGATGGTAGAGGTGGACCACCGGCAAGAGGAGGAGGCAAAACTCACGACTTCTATGCTTCACAGGGAAAAACGATTGCGAATAATAAAATAGAATTAACCATTCAGGGACAAACCATTACCAGCATTTTTGGGAATAAAGAGCAGGCGAAATATAATTTTGAGCAGCTTCTGACAGCCGGCGTTGAGAATGATGTTTTTAAAAATGCTAAAAAAGACTTAACCGAAAAAGAAAGGGCTTTAATCATTGAATTGGCGGAAATCAGTTATCAGAAATATTCGGATCTGAAAGCACATCCTATGTTTGTTCCTTATCTTCAGGAAATGAGTACATTGGATTATTACGGAAAAACCAATATCGGAAGCCGACCTTCGAAAAGAGGAAACGGAAGTGAGCTGAAGTTTGAAGATTTAAGAGCTATTCCATTTGTAGGTTCATGGTCGCAGTTGAAGCAGAATGTTCCGGGGTTCTTCGGTTTCGGTTTTGCCATGCAGCAGATGAAGGAGCAGGGAAGATTTGATGAAGTAAGAGAGCTATATAAAGGTTCGGATTTCTTCAAAACGTTGGTTTTAAACTCTATGATGAGTATGAATAAAACGTATTTCCCGTTAACTTATTACATTAAAAACAATCCGAAATTCGGTGCGTTCTGGAATATTTTGTTTGAAGAATATAATCTTTCCAAGAATATTATGTTAGAGTTAACTGGGTTTAAAATGCTTCAGGAAGAAGATCCGCTTTCAAGAAAATCGGTAAAGATTCGTGAAAGGATTGTTCTTCCTTTATTGAGTATTCAGCAGTATGCTTTAATGAAAATCCAGAAAGGAGAAGGGGATAGAGAAGCGTATGGAAAACTGGTAACACGTTCGTTGTTCGGAAATATTAATGCGAGCAGAAATTCAGCATAAAAGCTATCCCAACTGTCATTCTGAACGAAGTGAAGAATCTCTAAATAAAACAAATAATAATTAAAAATAAAAGCCTCTCGATTTGAGAGGTTTTTTAATTTATTCCTTTATAAATTTCTCATAATATACTTTATCCTTCGTTTGAATTTTCAGATAATAAACTCCTTTTGCAAAACTTTCAACTTTTACAGATTTTTGATTGTTGACTTTAGTAATTAATCGTCCCAAATTATCATAAATTTCAACAGAACTGACCTCTCTCTCCGAAGCGATATTTAAAATATTTCTAACAGGATTCGGAAAGATGACAAGAGAGTTTTGCTTAACGAGTTCAGAGGTATTTAAAACCGAATTATAAAAACTTCCGAAATTAAGAATTCCATATCCCATTTGATCGGTATAACTTGGAAATAGAGAAGCGGTCTGACGCAGTTTATTTCTCATCAGATCTCTGTTCATGGTAGAAAAAGCCTGAATAAGACAGGCAACGCCACCCGCAGCAATGGGTGTTGCAATAGAAGTTCCGGAAACAGTAATGAGAGATCCGTTGTCTACTGTTGTTGAGTTGGTACCTCTTGCCGCTGCATCAGGTTTGATTACTCCTGCTGAATTGGGTCCATACGAGGAAAATGCTGAAGATAGATTTGCGGAATTTACCGAGCCTATTGAGAAAACTTTTGCATTATCTGCAGGTGTTGTGATATAATGCCATGGTTGTTCTCCGGAATTACCGGCTGCAATCAATACAAATATTCCTTTGTTGACCGCAATTTCAGCACCTCTTGCAATGAATGAAGTCGTTCCGTTCATATTTGCGTAGGAATAATTATATTTAGGATCGTCAAAGGCAGAATATCCTAGAGAAGAGGTAATAAGATCTACACCTTTTCTGTCTGCTTCTTCGGCAGCTTCAATCCAGTACATTTCCTCTTCCGGAATTTCCACTGTGGTATTCTCACTTCTGTATAGATAAAAATCGGCATCCGGAGCCGATCCTACAAAACTGTTCTGAAGGTAACCTCCGATTGCTCCTAAAACTACAGAACCATGATTATTCAGGGTTGTATTGTAAATATCAGTGTTTTTTGCAACAAAATCATAGCTGGCTTTTATTTGGCTATTTGCCCATAATCTTGAAAAAGCAGCACCTGTATTTACGAAAGGAAATCCGGTGTCAATTATAGCAATAGAAACACCTGTTCCCGTATATCCTGCAAGATGCAGTGGCTTAAGATTGATTTGATCAATCTGTTCTAAACCAGAGCCATAATTGAAGATTGTAGATAGGTTATTGAATTTTTCAAAACCGTTCCATTTATTTTGATTCTGAATTTTTAAAGTTAATGAAGAATTTTTAGCAAAGCTTTGTACGGATGATACAAACGGAAGTGTTTTTATCAGATTGACCTGTGCCTGGTTAACGTTTACAGCGACGCCATTCAACCATTTGGAATAATCGGTCACAGGAATACCCAAGTTCTGTATACTTTGTATGTAAGATTGTTCTATGGGAGCGTCCTGATCATTTAGTGCTATGCCTAGATTGATTCTTCGGTTCAGGGATTTTTGAGTGAGTTCTGATAACGGATTTGCATAAAATGCAGTTTTATTCGGTTTATCATTAAAATAAACAAAAACAAGTTCTGTCTGAGCAGAAAAAGAAGAGCAAATTGCTAAAAAACAAAAAGATAGAAATTTATTCATGCATTTATTTTGTATAAAGATAAAACAAAATCAATAAAATTTTTGAAAGGATATTAAAATCCTTATTTTTACAGAAATAAATTATTACAGAATCGTGATATACAAATTTATGTAAACAGATACTAAGAATTTGGACGGTTGCGTATAATTAAAAATAAATTTATATATGAAAAAAATTCAGATGGTTGACTTGCAGAGTCAGTATTACAAAATAAAGAATGACGTAGATAATGCAGTTTTAAATGTAATGGATTCGGCGGCTTTTATCAACGGTCCTGAAGTAAAGTCTTTCCAGAATGAATTGGAGTCTTATTTAGATGTGAAGCATGTGATTCCTTGTGCCAATGGAACAGACGCTTTACAGATTGCTTTGATGGCGCTTGATTTACAGGAAGGTGATGAAGTAATCACGGCAGATTTTACTTTTGCTGCGACAGTGGAGGTAATTCATTTGCTTAAGCTTAAATCGGTATTGGTAGATGTGGACTATGATACCTTTACCATTTCAACGGAAGCCATTAAAAAAGCAATCACTCCAAGAACAAAAGCGATCATTCCGGTTCATATCTTCGGACAATGTGCCAATATGGAAGAGATTCTGAAAATTGCTGAAGAAAATAATCTATACGTTGTTGAAGATAATGCACAGGCAATTGGTGCTGATTATACTTTTGCAGACGGAACAGTGAAAAAGTCGGGAACAATGTCGACAGTTGGAACAACTTCATTTTTCCCTTCTAAAAACTTAGGCTGCTATGGGGATGGTGGGGCTATTTTTACAAATAATGATGAATTGGCGCACCGTTTAAGAGGAATTGTCAATCACGGAATGTACGAAAGATACTATCATGATGAAGTAGGAGTAAACTCTCGTTTAGACAGTATTCAGGCTGCTGTGTTAAGAAAAAAACTTCCTCATTTGGATTCCTATAATGAGTCAAGAAGAAAAGCTGCCGATTTTTATGATGAAGCTTTTGTCAATCATCCTAATATTCTGACTCCAAAAAGAGCAGAAGATTCTACCCACGTTTTCCACCAGTATACATTGAGAATTCTGAATGGCAAACGTAATGAACTGCAAAAATTCTTGACGGAAAAAGAGATTCCTGCCATGATCTATTATCCTGTAGCATTGAGAAAACAAAAAGCATATTATCAGGAAAGTAATGACACAGATTTCGTAAATACGGATAAGCTTTTAGATCAGGTGATTTCTTTACCCATGCATACAGAACTTGATGATGAGCAGCTGAAGTATATTACGGATGCTGTGCTGGAGTTTATGGGATAATTTATGCTTCACGACGAAAGGATTTTAAAAAATAAGTTTGCTTATTTTTTTACAATAGTTTTTATTCTTGGTTGGATTATTTACTATAGTGTATTTGCAATAAATATTTTACTTAGAGGTTACAGATTAGCTGAGAAATATGTAAAATTCAGATCTTTTGCATATTTTCTGAATTTTACTGTATTTGTATTATTAATAGTGACATTTGTACATATTTTTAAAGAATCAAAAAAAATATTTATATACTTAAATATTACAAGTTTTTTGATAGTAATTTTAGGTTCTTTAAGTTTTTATATGAATTACGGGGAACTTTGGAAAACATATATTAAATCTTTTTTAATTACACTTAGAAGAAATAGGAACACATAATGATTAAAAAACAATAATTAAAAAAATGGCAATACTCGTAACGGGAGGTCTTGGATATATTGGTTCACACACGGTTGTAGAATTATTAAATAACAATTTTGAAGTTGTTATTATAGATGATTTATCAAACTCGGAGAAATTTATCTTAAAAAATATTGAAGAAATTACAGGAAAAAAGCCTGTTTTCTATCCTTTCGATTTAAAAAGAAAAGAACTGCTGAATCAGGTTTTTGAAGCCCATCAAATTGATGGCTGTATCAATTTTGCAGCTTATAAAGCAGTAGGAGAGAGTCAGGAAAAACCTATTGATTATTATGAGAATAATTTATTTTCATTAATTAATATTTTGCAGGAATTTAAGGAAAGAGGTATTTCAAACTTTATCTTCAGCTCTTCTTGTACAGTTTACGGGCAGGCAGATCAAATGCCGATTGACGAAAATACACCGCTAAAAATGCCGGAAAGCGTGTATGGTAAAACCAAACAAATGGGGGAAGAGATTTTGATAGATTTTGCTAAAGCATATCGACGTAAAATTTCTTTATTGAGATATTTCAACCCGATTGGAGCCCATCCGTCTGCAAAAATAGGAGAGCTACCGATTGGAGTTCCGAATAATCTTGTTCCTTATGTAATGCAGACCGCTGCCGGAATAAGAGAAAAGCTAAATGTTTGGGGAAATGATTATCCGACTGAGGATGGAACTGCAGTGAGAGATTATATTTATGTTGTTGATCTGGCAAAAGCCCATGTCTCAGCCCTGAAAAGGTTATTGGAGAATCAATCTGGAGAAGCGGTAATTGATATTTATAATTTGGGTACAGGAAAAGGATCTTCTGTATTGGAAATAGTAAAAGCTTTTGAAACAGCAAATGATGTGAAAGTTCCATATCAGATTTGTCCAAGAAGGGAAGGTGATATTACAATTGCTTATGCCAATGCCGATAAAGCAGAAAAGGAGCTTAATTGGAAATCAGAGACGACTTTAGAAGATGCTTTGAAAACGACCTGGGAATGGCAAAAATATTTAAATTCAAGAAGATAATTTTTAAAAATTAAATGCTACTTTAGCAAAATAAGGGTTATGTATTAAAGAATCTTTATCAGCAAAATTTTAAATAGAAATTATGAAAACAGAAAGAATAGGCATTACATTTTCTTCCTTTGATTTGCTTCATGCGGGTCACATAAAAATGTTGGAAGAAGCCAAAACGGTATGTGATTACCTTATTGTGGGGCTACAAATTGATCCTTCACATGACAGGCCCAGCAAAAATAAGCCTACCCAGACTATCGTAGAAAGGTATATTCAGCTAAAAGCAGTGAATGCAGTTGATGAGATCATTCCTTATTATACGGAAGAGGATTTAGAAGATATTCTGAAGTCATTTGTAATAGATGTAAGAATCATCGGTGACGATTATATGGACAAAGATTTTACCGGGAAAAAATACTGCGAAGAAAAAGGAATTGAGATCTTTTACAATAAAAGAGATCACAGGTTTTCATCGAGCGATTTAAGAAAAAGAATTTTTGAAGCGGAAAAGCAGAAATTATCAAATAAAGAAATAAGCAAATAAAAAATCCCGAAAGTATTACTTTCGGGATTTTTTGTGTGATATAAAGAAGGATTACATTGGTCCTCCCTGTTGATCGTCTCCGGTTGCATTGGAGTTGATATCTTTTTTACGTTTTGGCTGCTCTACTTTTTCTCCTTGCTTAAATCTGTAAGTTAAAGAAATTGAGAACTGTCTTGGCTGCCATTGCATATATGAATCTCTAACACTATTTGCTGTATATGTTGTAGATCTCATTGATCTGGTGTTGAAGATATCCTGAATATTAAATGCTAATGTTCCGTCTCCTTTCCAGATTGTTTTTGACGCTCCAAAGTTAATAGCATACATATCTTTTCTGTCTTGGTAAGCTGTTTTTTGACCTCCTCTATAAAAGCCTTGAAGTTGGAAGCTAAATGTTTTGTCAACTTTAATTGTTGAAGAAAGTCTAGCTCTTGTAGAGAATCCTTTACCTTCAAAATTAGCAACTGCCTGAATCGGATTTCCTTCTTTATCAAAAGTATCGTATAAAGTACTTCCTTTTGTATTATATCCAAATAAATCAACGTTTCCTAAGAACTTCAACCAGCTTGTTGCATCCCAGTTGAAATTAAAATCTAAACCATAACGATCATCTGTACCCAAGTTAATTGGTTTCGTATGGGATTCTATGCGCTTTGGATCAATAATATTTCCATTATCATCTGTAGCTAAAATATTATATACCAACATTTTTGTGTCATCAGTCTGATGTCTGTAGTATAAGGTAGGATTCAGCGTAAATTTCTTTTTAGAAATACTATATCCAAATTCAAAAGAGTCAACGTAAGAAGGATTTAAATCTATATTTCCGTCGAAGATGTTTTGATTGTCACTATAATTTGGGTTAGGAATCATAAAGAATGATCTCGGACGGTCTATTCTTCTCGTATAGTTTAATAGGAGCTGATTGTCTTTTGCAAAATCATAGCTTAAATAAACGCTTGGGAATAAATTGTTGTAATTTTTAGTGGTTATAACTGAATTTTTAGCAGGATTGGGATTAAGACTCAGATAATTAATATCTACATTCGACAATTCATCTCTTACGCCCACCTGATAACCCAGTTTTCCGATTTTACTTTTGAATTGTAAATAGAAAGCGTTGAAGGTTTCTTTATATGTCGCATCATAAGTATATGGCTTAAGGAAATCCAAAGGCTTTGTTGCTGTGCTTTCACGGACATCATTACTGTAATTATTTGTATTGATGTCAATTCGGTATCCTGCCTCTAACTTTGAAATTTCACCAATAGGCAACTCATAGTCAACTTTACCAATAACAGATTTATTGATTGTATTCTGATTAATGATATCTTTTAAACTATTAATGGTATCATCAATATTAGTATCATTATATGAGCGGCTTCTCTGTAAACTTAGTGATAATGATAAATTCTGTCCTTTATTATCAAATTTATGATCTAATCCAAAATCTCCCTGAAAAGCTAGGTTATTGTTAGTCCCGAAAGTACTTCTGTTTGATGTATAAAAAGGATTTTTAAAAGGAGTATAAGTATAATCAATATTACCGAAATTTTCACTGTCGAATGTTCTTACAGTACCCGATGCATTTACTGATGTTTTTTCGGTGATATCATACACTATACCTGCAGAAGCATTATAGTTGTTATTTTTGCTTTTCGTTTCAGAGTTAGTATCTCTTTGTACCAAATCATCATCTAATACGGCATTGTTAAAATAATCATTGTTTCTACTTGTATTTTTTGACTCTCTGTATCCTCCACCACCATTTAGAAACCAAGTAAAATTGCCTTTTCTCCAGTTAAGGTTAGCATTTAAATTTGTTTGAGGAAGATATCCTAAAGTTCCAATAACACTACCGTTGAAACCAGTCTTCTTACTTTTCTTTAAAATAATATTTAAAATACCGGCAGTTCCGCTTGCTTCAAACTTTGAAGAAGGATTAGTAATTACCTCAATTTTCTCAATCTGATCAGCCGGAATACTTTGTAAAGCATTAGCGCCGTCATCAATTCCAAGTAATGCAGAAGGTTTACCATTAATTAAGAATTTCACATTCGAGCTTCCTCTCATGGAAACTGTACCATCAGTATCTACAGAAACAGAAGGTACATTAGAAAGTACATCCTGAAGATTTCCACCCTTACTTACAATATCCTGAGAAGGGTCGTAAGTCCTTTTATCAAGTTCAACTTTATAAGGTTTTGTGGATTGAGCCGTGATTACAACAGCTTGAATATCTCCGGTTTTTATATTGGTGGCACTTTTTTCCGGTTCAATAGATAAGGCGCCAATATTTCCTGCTGTGGTAATCTGTTTATTGATTACACTTTTCTTGTAATCGATTGCTTCTACCGTAATATCATAGTTTCCCGGGGTAATATCTAATTTATACTGACCTTTTTCATCAGTAAGAGCAGCATCGCTGAGAAGTTTGCTTGTCTTGTTGCTAAAGGTAACAGAAGCATAAGGTACAGGCTGGTTGTTTTTGTTGACAACAGTTCCTGAAATACCCACTTTTTCCTGTCCAAAAGCAAATGCGGCCGCAGAAAGTACAAAAGTAAGTCCTAAGGTTTTTTTAGTGAAAATGTTAATGATTTCCGTCTGATTCATAACGTTTTTTTTGTGTAAAATCGTGAAAGATTTACCTTAATATTGTGAAATTGTAAATACATCGAATTTTCATAATATTAAGATTGTTTATTATTTATAATGTATATGTCGCGTTTTAAAGCTAAATGTTAATTATTGATTAGTTAAAATAAAGTTAAATTTATTTTTTATTTGATATTATTTGAGTTGAGCCAGTCTTGATAAGCTTTTGCATTAATTGCATGCTCTTCCGCATTATCGGTAAATTTATGATAGCCAGGTCTTGATGGATCTGCACACATATAAATATAATTGTTGCTCTCAGCGTTTAAAACAGCATCAACAGAGTTTTTATCAACTATACAGATTGGTCCCGGTGGAATTCCCTTGTTGGCATATGTATTATATGGAGATGGAGTAGACAAATGCTTATAAAATACCCTTTTGATTTGCTCCTTGAAATTGGTCTGTTTATTGATGGCATAAATTACCGTTGGATCAGACTGAAGTTTCATGCCTTTTCTGTAACGGTTGAGATATAATCCAGCAATTGTTTTCTGCTCATCCTTCTTACCCCCGGATTCCTTATAAACAATTGAAGCCAAAGCATAAATCTGATCTCTCGTTAAACCTGATTGCTGCTCTTTGGCTTTTCTCTCACTGTTCCAGAATTCATTGTACTGATCATCAAATTTTTTGAAAAATTCTTCCGGAGTAACCGTCCAGAAAAAGTTGTAGGTATCAATGAAGAAATACTTTTTCAGATCTTCGGCATTATTGTAACCTTTTTCTGTTGCAATAGCATTAAGGTCGTTCACAAATTTTAAAGAATCCAATTCTGTTTTTTTAGAAACTTTACCGATCATCTGATAAACGTCTCCAAAATCACCAATTCTAAAGCTGTTTTCACTTTGATTTCCGGCCTTGATCATATTTACCAGGTTAGCATTCCCCAGTCCTTTTTGAAAGTGATATCTACCTGCCTTGAAATATTGAGCCAGATCTTTTTCTTTTGCCACGGCTTCGAAAGATTCTTGATTATCAACATATTTTGCCGCAGAATCCAAGATCTGTTTAAAACTCGCTTTGTGCGGAATCAAAACATATCCATCATTTTTGATATTGTTTCCGTAATATTTTTTATAAAATCTAACTCCAAAAAATCCGCCTACTACAAATACAAGCAGGATGATGAAAAGAATTGCTTTTTTCATTTAAATGGTGATTAAAGTTTTTTTGGTTTTTAAATAAGATCTACTTTTCCTCTAAAAACCTGTTTTGCGGGTCCTTCCAGCCAGATATTCTGAAAAGAATCTCCATTTTTCTCAGCATAAACCTTAAGATTTCCTCCCAGGGTTTTTACTTTTACAGAAATTAGATTGTTATTTTGAAGAAAAGTTAAAGCGGAGGCTGTAACTCCTGTGCCGCAGCTGTAAGTTTCGTCCTCAACGCCTCGTTCATAGGTTCTTACGAAAATTTCATCATCAGAAATTTTTTCCACAAAGTTGACATTGATTCCTTTTTCCTTATAGTTTTCAGAATTTCTGATGCCGTTTCCGTGGGAAAAAACATTATAATTGATAATATCTTCAACATATTTTACATAATGAGGCGAACCGGTATCCATCACAGTATCTTGCCCATCATTGGAAATGGTTTCTACATCCCTCATTTTAAGTTTTACGATCCCGTTGTGGATTTCTGCTTCATGCTCACCGTCGATGGCCATGAACTTACATTTTCCTTCAAAGATGTCAAGGAAAAATGCAAAGGCCACAGAACAGCGGGCGCCGTTTCCGCAAAAGCTTTTTGAACCATCAGAATTGTAATAATCCACTTCAAAATCATACCCTTTGGCTACATTAATTTTAATAAGTCCGTCTGCACCAATTCCAAAACGGCGGTCGCAAAGTTTTTGAATATTTTCCACTGAAAGATCATTCCATTCTCCGGAACGGTTGTCTATCATGACGAAATCATTTCCAGTGCCTTGATATTTATAAAAATCCATATTTTTTTGTCTCAATTTGAACTTGCAAAATTACTATAATTAATACAAAAAACGAACAGTGTTAACTGTTCGTTTTCTTATTTATAATGGTTTTATCTAAATCCACCACCACTTCTGTTGGGATTGTTATTTTGCTGAGAATTATTCTGCTGCGCACTTCCCGAATTGTTTCTGAAGCCACCATTTGAGCTGTTGTTAGAAGGATTTCGGTATTCGCTGTTTGAATTGGAAGAATTATTTCTAAATCCTCCCTGACGGTTGTTATTTTGGTTTTGATTTCCTTGATTACCTGGATTTCTAAATCCGTTATTAGGTCTTTGACCACCCTGATTGTTTCCGGTATTAGGTCTGTAACCGCCATTATAAGAACCATCGTTCACACCTCCTCTGAACCCGTTGTTAGGTCTTTGTGAGGTTGTATTTCTTCTCTCTACATATACTTTTCTCCTAGAATTATTATAGTTGTAGTAATAATAAGGCATTCCGTTGTCGTAGTAATAGGTGTAATCATTTCGGTAATAATATCCGTCATTTCCCCAATATCCTC
Above is a genomic segment from Chryseobacterium geocarposphaerae containing:
- a CDS encoding phosphoenolpyruvate carboxylase, with the protein product MIHDQRAEKFRQIVENKFQIYNSLFMSLPYDKMTNIGMLLPFLCEESKIGYEAGKTPEEIVEEFFKNHTDLQTEEQKLELLFKIIQYIERQVVLFDSIEDAAFPNLHSESDNGTVTNMYERSLQDHKLEKIREKLKDFAVKVVFTAHPTQFYPNSVQRILHDLRNAITTDSITNIDMLLQQLGKTPFVNKEKPTPIDEALSIIYYLRYVYYDTIGELFTKIKSIFSNDHFHLHEDVIQLGFWPGGDRDGNPFVTADVTKRVAEELHSAILKAYYNNLKTVRRRLSFRGVSDVLTKLSNELYSAIFRNEKITSDDIIKRLDEAEKILVEQHNSLFLDLLVNFRDRVRIFGTHFATLDVRQDSRIHQKVIDEVFAKVYGDLEASNEDKFNQLIRIPEKVNPDDFEDIIKDTLLTVSQISEIQQLNGLRGMNRYIISNSDAVKDVMNVYAFFKICGYKDEDINMDIVPLFETMEGLANAENVMKELYQNPVYKKHLEKRGNQQTIMLGFSDGTKDGGYLKANWEIYKAKEVLTKLSEENGIKVIFFDGRGGPPARGGGKTHDFYASQGKTIANNKIELTIQGQTITSIFGNKEQAKYNFEQLLTAGVENDVFKNAKKDLTEKERALIIELAEISYQKYSDLKAHPMFVPYLQEMSTLDYYGKTNIGSRPSKRGNGSELKFEDLRAIPFVGSWSQLKQNVPGFFGFGFAMQQMKEQGRFDEVRELYKGSDFFKTLVLNSMMSMNKTYFPLTYYIKNNPKFGAFWNILFEEYNLSKNIMLELTGFKMLQEEDPLSRKSVKIRERIVLPLLSIQQYALMKIQKGEGDREAYGKLVTRSLFGNINASRNSA
- a CDS encoding S8 family peptidase, with the translated sequence MNKFLSFCFLAICSSFSAQTELVFVYFNDKPNKTAFYANPLSELTQKSLNRRINLGIALNDQDAPIEQSYIQSIQNLGIPVTDYSKWLNGVAVNVNQAQVNLIKTLPFVSSVQSFAKNSSLTLKIQNQNKWNGFEKFNNLSTIFNYGSGLEQIDQINLKPLHLAGYTGTGVSIAIIDTGFPFVNTGAAFSRLWANSQIKASYDFVAKNTDIYNTTLNNHGSVVLGAIGGYLQNSFVGSAPDADFYLYRSENTTVEIPEEEMYWIEAAEEADRKGVDLITSSLGYSAFDDPKYNYSYANMNGTTSFIARGAEIAVNKGIFVLIAAGNSGEQPWHYITTPADNAKVFSIGSVNSANLSSAFSSYGPNSAGVIKPDAAARGTNSTTVDNGSLITVSGTSIATPIAAGGVACLIQAFSTMNRDLMRNKLRQTASLFPSYTDQMGYGILNFGSFYNSVLNTSELVKQNSLVIFPNPVRNILNIASEREVSSVEIYDNLGRLITKVNNQKSVKVESFAKGVYYLKIQTKDKVYYEKFIKE
- a CDS encoding DegT/DnrJ/EryC1/StrS family aminotransferase; the protein is MKKIQMVDLQSQYYKIKNDVDNAVLNVMDSAAFINGPEVKSFQNELESYLDVKHVIPCANGTDALQIALMALDLQEGDEVITADFTFAATVEVIHLLKLKSVLVDVDYDTFTISTEAIKKAITPRTKAIIPVHIFGQCANMEEILKIAEENNLYVVEDNAQAIGADYTFADGTVKKSGTMSTVGTTSFFPSKNLGCYGDGGAIFTNNDELAHRLRGIVNHGMYERYYHDEVGVNSRLDSIQAAVLRKKLPHLDSYNESRRKAADFYDEAFVNHPNILTPKRAEDSTHVFHQYTLRILNGKRNELQKFLTEKEIPAMIYYPVALRKQKAYYQESNDTDFVNTDKLLDQVISLPMHTELDDEQLKYITDAVLEFMG
- the galE gene encoding UDP-glucose 4-epimerase GalE, producing the protein MAILVTGGLGYIGSHTVVELLNNNFEVVIIDDLSNSEKFILKNIEEITGKKPVFYPFDLKRKELLNQVFEAHQIDGCINFAAYKAVGESQEKPIDYYENNLFSLINILQEFKERGISNFIFSSSCTVYGQADQMPIDENTPLKMPESVYGKTKQMGEEILIDFAKAYRRKISLLRYFNPIGAHPSAKIGELPIGVPNNLVPYVMQTAAGIREKLNVWGNDYPTEDGTAVRDYIYVVDLAKAHVSALKRLLENQSGEAVIDIYNLGTGKGSSVLEIVKAFETANDVKVPYQICPRREGDITIAYANADKAEKELNWKSETTLEDALKTTWEWQKYLNSRR
- a CDS encoding adenylyltransferase/cytidyltransferase family protein, with product MKTERIGITFSSFDLLHAGHIKMLEEAKTVCDYLIVGLQIDPSHDRPSKNKPTQTIVERYIQLKAVNAVDEIIPYYTEEDLEDILKSFVIDVRIIGDDYMDKDFTGKKYCEEKGIEIFYNKRDHRFSSSDLRKRIFEAEKQKLSNKEISK